From Marivirga harenae, one genomic window encodes:
- a CDS encoding metal ABC transporter ATP-binding protein, translated as MIRQVENPIIEIHDLSVAYERKPVLWDVDLSLPEGQLIGIIGPNGAGKSTLLKAIMGLLPLNSGYIQINGKPLEEMRHKISYVPQRESVDWDFPTSVYEVVMMGRYGQLGIFNRPKKADKEIVMDSLRKVGMEQFKDRQISQLSGGQQQRVFLARALAQQADIYFMDEPFAGVDASTEKAIIELLGEMSAQNKTVIVVHHDLQSVAKYFDWIILLNMRLVASGPINEAFTPELLQETYGGKLTLLTEISDLIQKNRFPNRE; from the coding sequence TCTTTCTGTTGCTTATGAACGGAAACCCGTTCTGTGGGACGTTGACTTAAGTCTACCTGAGGGACAACTAATTGGAATTATTGGGCCGAATGGTGCCGGAAAATCGACTTTATTGAAAGCGATAATGGGTTTACTTCCCCTCAATAGTGGGTATATTCAGATTAATGGTAAGCCCCTAGAAGAAATGCGCCACAAAATCAGTTATGTTCCACAAAGGGAAAGTGTAGATTGGGACTTCCCCACCTCCGTTTATGAAGTGGTGATGATGGGCAGATACGGGCAACTGGGCATTTTCAATAGACCAAAAAAGGCAGACAAAGAAATTGTAATGGATAGCCTAAGAAAAGTGGGTATGGAACAGTTTAAAGATCGCCAAATATCTCAGCTTTCGGGTGGACAGCAACAAAGGGTTTTCTTAGCTCGCGCACTGGCCCAACAAGCAGACATCTATTTTATGGATGAGCCTTTTGCGGGTGTGGACGCCTCCACAGAAAAAGCTATAATTGAGTTGTTGGGTGAAATGTCGGCCCAAAACAAAACAGTGATTGTAGTTCATCATGATTTGCAATCAGTTGCAAAATATTTTGATTGGATTATCCTCTTAAATATGCGATTGGTTGCCTCAGGACCTATAAACGAGGCTTTTACACCTGAACTCTTGCAAGAAACTTATGGTGGTAAACTAACCTTATTGACTGAAATAAGTGATTTGATTCAAAAAAATAGATTTCCAAACAGAGAATAG
- a CDS encoding metal ABC transporter permease, with product MWENALSFFDFNDANVIYVSLGTIILGAGAAVVGAFTFFKKKALIGDAIAHAILPGVCLAFILSGTKNYFLLISGAFFTGWLSIIAVDYIVKKSKIKEDTAIGLILSVFFGVGIMLLTYIQQSGNAAQTGLDSFLFGKAASMLAQDVVVFSAISIILIFMILLFYKELKLITYDKDFAQSVGLPVKWIEFLLSSLTVLAVVTGIQAVGVVLMAALLITPTAAAKYWSGSLSIILILAAFIGGFSGVSGAFISYIAPNMPTGPWVVMVLSMFAIFSILFAPKKGYFSRLWQQLKNRKQIQDENILKAFHQIAEFENSFGEPKSLEKLREKRYYSLRLMKRILVRLKRQGYLKRNQAGFFLSDYGQRKAARLVKLHRLWELYLTEYLRIAPDHVHEDADTIEHIITPELERKLEEKLGYPEVDPHNSKIPYN from the coding sequence ATGTGGGAAAACGCACTCAGCTTTTTTGATTTTAACGATGCCAATGTAATTTATGTATCTTTAGGTACCATAATTTTGGGAGCTGGCGCTGCTGTTGTTGGAGCATTTACTTTCTTTAAGAAAAAAGCTTTAATTGGTGATGCAATTGCGCATGCTATTCTTCCTGGTGTCTGTTTAGCTTTTATTTTAAGTGGCACTAAGAACTATTTCTTATTAATATCGGGGGCTTTTTTCACAGGATGGTTATCGATTATTGCCGTTGATTACATCGTAAAGAAGTCAAAAATTAAGGAAGATACCGCAATTGGACTTATCTTGTCTGTATTTTTTGGCGTGGGAATTATGCTTCTCACCTATATACAGCAATCAGGCAATGCAGCTCAAACTGGACTAGATTCATTTCTTTTTGGCAAAGCAGCTAGCATGTTAGCTCAGGATGTGGTTGTTTTTTCGGCAATCAGTATCATTCTTATCTTTATGATTTTGCTCTTTTATAAGGAATTAAAACTAATCACTTACGATAAAGATTTTGCGCAGTCTGTAGGTCTACCTGTAAAATGGATTGAATTTCTTCTAAGTTCTTTGACCGTATTAGCAGTAGTTACAGGTATTCAAGCGGTAGGTGTAGTTTTAATGGCTGCACTTTTGATTACTCCAACTGCAGCTGCTAAGTATTGGTCTGGCAGCCTATCCATAATCTTAATACTAGCTGCTTTTATAGGTGGCTTTTCTGGTGTTTCAGGAGCATTTATAAGTTATATCGCTCCAAATATGCCCACAGGTCCCTGGGTGGTGATGGTGTTATCGATGTTCGCTATCTTTTCAATATTATTTGCACCAAAAAAAGGATATTTCTCAAGATTATGGCAGCAACTGAAAAATAGGAAGCAGATTCAAGATGAAAATATTTTGAAAGCATTTCATCAAATAGCGGAATTTGAAAATTCATTTGGCGAACCTAAATCATTAGAAAAACTAAGAGAAAAAAGATATTATAGCCTTCGACTAATGAAGAGGATTCTTGTTAGGCTAAAAAGACAAGGATATTTGAAGCGGAATCAAGCAGGATTTTTCCTTTCAGATTATGGACAAAGAAAGGCAGCTAGATTAGTGAAATTACATAGACTTTGGGAACTCTATTTAACAGAATATTTACGGATTGCTCCTGATCATGTACATGAGGATGCTGACACAATAGAGCACATAATAACGCCTGAACTGGAGAGAAAACTTGAAGAAAAATTAGGATATCCTGAAGTAGATCCACATAATTCGAAAATACCATATAATTAA
- the azu gene encoding azurin produces the protein MRLLKLTFGIISISLFIACGGNGSQEESTTKEKTMTSKEIMQQKAKERAESPEASKSEEDAANKNEQDVVEITIEGNDQMRFNLDEMKVKAGSTVKLTLKHVGKMTKQQMGHNWVLLTKGTDIMEFGQKAAGAADNDYIPEAEASKVIANTKTLGGGEETTITFEAPEKGTYDFICSFPGHVALMKGKFIVQ, from the coding sequence ATGAGATTATTAAAATTAACATTCGGCATAATAAGTATAAGCTTATTCATTGCATGTGGTGGAAATGGTTCTCAAGAAGAATCTACTACCAAGGAAAAAACGATGACCTCGAAAGAGATCATGCAGCAAAAGGCTAAAGAACGCGCAGAATCTCCAGAGGCATCAAAGTCAGAAGAAGATGCTGCAAATAAAAATGAACAAGATGTGGTAGAAATTACGATCGAAGGAAATGATCAAATGAGGTTTAATCTTGATGAGATGAAAGTAAAAGCAGGTTCTACCGTTAAGCTGACATTGAAACACGTGGGCAAAATGACTAAACAGCAAATGGGCCACAATTGGGTGCTTTTGACTAAAGGAACAGACATAATGGAATTTGGTCAAAAAGCAGCAGGAGCGGCTGATAACGATTATATACCTGAAGCCGAAGCAAGTAAAGTTATTGCTAACACCAAAACTTTAGGCGGTGGAGAAGAAACTACGATTACCTTTGAGGCACCAGAGAAAGGAACATACGACTTTATCTGTTCATTTCCAGGCCATGTTGCTTTAATGAAAGGTAAATTTATAGTTCAATAA
- a CDS encoding metal ABC transporter permease, with product MSGFYIILTGTLVATACGILGCFLVLRKMAMVGDAISHAILPGIVMAFLFSGSRDSVTMLLGAGTLGVLTTIIIEFLHKQGKLQTDASIGVTFTWLFAIGVILISAYTGQVDLDQECVLYGEIAYVPLDTIILSSGMDIGPQAIYLIGSVLILVILFVVFGFKQLKITSFDPEYAVALGISATLWNYLLMALVSFTTVASFESVGAILVVAFLIAPAASAYLITNNLKNMIWLTCLIGFLCAFFGYYLAVALNASIAGAMATVCGLIFAVVFAYVRIKSKKVTKVTNFESIKA from the coding sequence ATGTCCGGATTTTACATCATCTTAACAGGTACTTTGGTAGCCACTGCTTGTGGAATTCTAGGCTGTTTTTTGGTTCTACGAAAAATGGCTATGGTAGGAGATGCCATTTCCCATGCAATTCTGCCGGGCATTGTAATGGCTTTCCTTTTTTCAGGAAGTCGTGATTCTGTGACCATGCTTCTAGGTGCAGGAACTTTAGGAGTACTCACTACCATCATTATTGAATTCCTTCATAAGCAAGGTAAACTACAAACCGATGCATCCATAGGTGTAACCTTCACATGGTTATTTGCAATAGGAGTAATACTAATTTCAGCTTATACAGGACAGGTTGATCTAGATCAAGAGTGTGTACTGTATGGCGAAATTGCCTATGTTCCTCTGGATACAATCATTTTATCATCTGGAATGGACATTGGTCCACAGGCCATCTATTTGATTGGATCGGTATTAATATTAGTGATTCTTTTTGTTGTTTTTGGCTTTAAACAACTCAAAATCACCTCATTTGATCCGGAATACGCAGTAGCACTTGGAATCTCAGCTACTTTGTGGAATTATTTATTAATGGCATTAGTCTCTTTCACTACAGTGGCATCTTTTGAATCGGTAGGAGCTATATTAGTTGTTGCTTTTTTAATTGCACCAGCAGCATCAGCATACTTAATTACAAATAATTTAAAAAACATGATTTGGCTTACTTGCTTGATTGGTTTTTTATGCGCTTTTTTCGGCTATTATCTGGCTGTAGCATTAAACGCCTCGATAGCTGGTGCGATGGCTACCGTTTGTGGATTAATTTTTGCTGTTGTTTTTGCATACGTAAGGATCAAAAGCAAAAAGGTCACCAAGGTTACAAACTTTGAATCAATAAAAGCGTAA
- a CDS encoding thioredoxin family protein, which yields MKNYFLSILFIGALVLVGFTIKPKTEKEINWLTITEAYKLNQKEPRKIFVDVYTNWCGWCKKMDKETFSDPEVVEMVNESFYAVKLNAENTEPITMAGDTTTAQMIARSMGVTGYPTIVYIKEDFKTIQPVPGYQNAKKFKDTLEKILQWE from the coding sequence ATGAAGAATTATTTTTTAAGCATACTGTTTATTGGGGCACTAGTGCTTGTTGGTTTTACAATTAAGCCTAAAACCGAAAAAGAAATTAACTGGCTAACAATCACTGAAGCTTATAAGCTCAATCAGAAAGAGCCTAGAAAAATATTTGTGGATGTGTATACCAACTGGTGTGGGTGGTGCAAAAAAATGGATAAAGAAACATTTTCAGATCCAGAAGTTGTCGAAATGGTGAATGAAAGTTTCTATGCCGTAAAACTAAATGCGGAAAATACTGAACCTATAACAATGGCTGGAGATACTACAACAGCTCAAATGATTGCCCGATCCATGGGTGTTACGGGTTACCCCACTATAGTCTATATAAAAGAAGATTTTAAAACCATTCAGCCTGTGCCTGGCTATCAAAATGCTAAGAAATTCAAGGATACTTTAGAGAAAATTCTTCAATGGGAATAG